A genomic region of Neisseria cinerea contains the following coding sequences:
- a CDS encoding monovalent cation:proton antiporter family protein, protein MNEFSLAPIVIVLLVSVIAVVLCRKFNIPSMLGYLLVGFLAGPGMFSLIPKSHATDYLGEIGIVFLMFSIGLEFSLPKLRAMRRLVFGLGGLQVGITMLSVIGILMLTGVPFNWAFAVSGALAMSSTAIVSRILSEKTELGQTHGQMVMGVLLMQDIAVVPLMILIPALSGNGGEGSLWAALGLAGLKMLITLGVLFVVGSKVMSRWFRLVAKRKSSELFMINVLLVTLGVAYLTELEGLSMALGAFVAGMLLSETEYRFQVEDDIRPFRDILLGFFFITVGMKLDVQALIGGWQQVLMLLAILLILKALVVFAIAFKMRHSVADSLKTALYLAQGGEFGFVMLAISSQINMVSLELEQAATAAVLLSMIIAPFVLGSSDALVGRLAKSSWDMKSLDLHSMLVETMSKSDHVLVIGFGRGGQTVGRVLAQEGIPYFALDLDIARVQVARSAGEPVSFGDAKRREVLEAAGLGRAKMVVVTLNNMHETQHVLDNVLSMYPNMPVYVRATNDDYVKTFTEMGVEEAVSDTKETSLVLASYAMLGNGASYHHVHQTITNIRHSRYASLEGLFVGSDDGAGFWENGKTVCRHAFSLVQDAYIVGKTVGELPLEAYGIKLLFIRRRTARIENPESSFVLESGDILVIVGRKDEIISFENWSLQGS, encoded by the coding sequence ATGAACGAATTTTCGCTTGCTCCTATTGTGATTGTTTTGCTGGTGTCGGTTATTGCGGTGGTTTTGTGCCGCAAGTTTAACATCCCTTCTATGTTGGGCTACCTGCTCGTGGGTTTTTTGGCGGGTCCGGGTATGTTCAGCCTGATTCCGAAAAGTCATGCGACGGATTATTTGGGTGAGATCGGAATTGTGTTCTTGATGTTCAGTATAGGCTTGGAGTTTTCGCTGCCCAAGCTGAGGGCAATGAGGCGGCTGGTGTTCGGGCTGGGCGGTTTGCAGGTCGGTATTACGATGCTGTCGGTGATAGGCATCCTTATGCTGACGGGTGTGCCGTTCAATTGGGCATTCGCCGTGTCGGGTGCGTTAGCGATGTCGTCTACGGCGATTGTGAGCCGGATTTTGTCGGAAAAGACGGAATTGGGGCAGACGCACGGCCAGATGGTAATGGGCGTGTTGTTGATGCAGGATATTGCAGTTGTTCCGCTGATGATTCTGATTCCTGCGTTGTCGGGGAATGGCGGGGAAGGCAGCCTGTGGGCGGCACTAGGCCTTGCCGGATTGAAAATGCTGATTACGCTGGGCGTATTATTCGTCGTCGGCAGCAAAGTCATGTCGCGCTGGTTCAGGTTAGTTGCCAAACGCAAGTCGTCTGAACTATTTATGATAAATGTCCTGCTGGTAACCTTGGGTGTGGCTTATCTGACTGAGCTGGAAGGTTTGTCTATGGCGTTGGGCGCATTCGTTGCCGGCATGCTGCTTTCGGAAACGGAATACCGTTTCCAGGTGGAGGACGACATCCGTCCGTTCCGTGACATCTTGCTCGGTTTCTTCTTTATTACGGTTGGTATGAAGCTGGATGTGCAGGCCTTGATCGGCGGCTGGCAGCAGGTATTGATGCTGTTGGCCATTTTGCTGATTTTGAAGGCGTTGGTTGTATTTGCCATTGCATTCAAAATGAGGCATTCGGTTGCCGATAGTTTGAAAACCGCCCTGTACTTGGCACAGGGGGGTGAGTTTGGCTTTGTTATGCTGGCAATATCCAGCCAAATCAATATGGTTTCCCTTGAGTTGGAGCAGGCGGCGACGGCAGCGGTGCTACTGTCTATGATTATCGCCCCTTTTGTGTTGGGCAGCAGCGATGCGCTGGTAGGGCGTTTGGCCAAGTCAAGCTGGGATATGAAGTCGCTTGACTTGCACAGTATGTTGGTGGAAACCATGAGCAAGTCAGACCATGTGTTGGTTATCGGTTTTGGCAGGGGCGGGCAGACGGTCGGACGCGTGCTTGCCCAAGAGGGTATCCCGTATTTCGCACTTGATTTGGATATTGCGCGTGTACAAGTCGCGAGAAGTGCCGGCGAGCCGGTATCGTTTGGTGATGCGAAACGCCGGGAAGTATTGGAAGCCGCTGGTTTGGGGCGGGCAAAAATGGTGGTGGTCACACTGAATAATATGCATGAAACGCAGCATGTCTTGGACAATGTGTTGTCTATGTATCCCAATATGCCGGTATATGTACGCGCCACAAATGACGACTATGTGAAAACATTTACCGAGATGGGGGTGGAGGAGGCCGTGTCGGATACCAAAGAAACCAGTTTGGTGTTGGCAAGCTACGCCATGTTGGGGAATGGGGCGTCATATCACCATGTCCATCAAACCATTACCAATATCCGGCACAGCCGTTATGCCTCATTGGAGGGTTTGTTTGTCGGCAGTGATGATGGGGCTGGATTCTGGGAAAACGGAAAAACGGTTTGCCGCCATGCTTTTTCTTTGGTGCAAGATGCTTATATCGTCGGGAAAACAGTCGGTGAATTGCCTTTGGAAGCATACGGTATCAAACTGCTGTTTATCCGCCGCCGTACCGCGAGGATTGAAAACCCTGAATCTTCTTTTGTGTTGGAAAGCGGCGATATCTTGGTAATTGTAGGTAGGAAGGATGAAATTATTTCTTTTGAAAACTGGAGTTTGCAGGGAAGTTGA
- the fabF gene encoding beta-ketoacyl-ACP synthase II, whose product MSQRRVVITGLGQVSPVGNSVAEAWNNLLAGKSGIGKITRFDASDINSQIAGEVRDFNIGDYISAKEARRMDVFIHYGIAAALQAIADSGLDDVENLDKDRVGVNIGSGIGGLPSIEATGKAVLEGGARKINPFFIPGSLINLISGHVTILKGYRGPSYGMVSACTTGAHSIGDSARLIKYGDADVMIAGGAEGAISTLGVGGFAAMKALSTRNDDPATASRPWDKGRDGFVIGEGAGVLVLEELEHAKKRGAKIYAEIVGFGMSSDAYHITAPNEEGPALAVTRALKDAGLNPEDVDYVNAHGTSTPLGDANETKALKRALGDHARKVIVNSTKSMTGHLLGAAGGVEALYSVLAVHEQKSPPTINIFEQDIEAGCDLDYCANEARDAKIDVAISNSFGFGGTNGTLVFKRFKD is encoded by the coding sequence ATGAGTCAGAGAAGAGTAGTCATTACAGGCTTAGGTCAAGTTTCCCCTGTCGGCAACAGCGTTGCAGAAGCATGGAACAACCTGCTCGCAGGCAAAAGCGGCATCGGCAAGATTACCCGCTTTGACGCATCCGACATCAACAGCCAAATCGCCGGTGAAGTCCGCGATTTCAATATCGGCGATTACATCAGTGCAAAAGAAGCACGCCGCATGGACGTATTTATCCACTACGGCATCGCCGCCGCACTGCAGGCAATTGCCGATTCGGGTTTGGACGATGTAGAAAACCTCGATAAAGACCGTGTCGGCGTAAACATCGGCTCCGGCATCGGCGGCCTGCCCAGCATCGAAGCCACAGGCAAAGCAGTACTCGAAGGCGGAGCACGCAAAATCAATCCTTTCTTCATTCCCGGCTCGCTGATTAACCTGATTTCAGGTCATGTAACCATTCTCAAAGGCTACCGCGGCCCCAGCTACGGCATGGTTTCCGCCTGTACCACCGGTGCCCACTCCATCGGCGACTCCGCCCGACTGATTAAATACGGCGACGCCGACGTGATGATTGCAGGCGGTGCCGAAGGCGCGATCAGCACTTTGGGCGTAGGCGGTTTTGCTGCGATGAAAGCCCTCTCCACCCGCAACGACGATCCCGCCACCGCTTCCCGTCCGTGGGACAAAGGCCGCGACGGTTTTGTTATCGGCGAAGGCGCGGGCGTATTGGTGTTGGAAGAATTGGAACACGCCAAAAAACGCGGCGCGAAAATTTACGCCGAAATCGTCGGCTTCGGCATGAGTTCCGATGCTTACCACATTACCGCTCCGAACGAAGAAGGCCCTGCGTTGGCAGTTACCCGCGCCCTGAAAGATGCCGGCCTGAATCCTGAAGACGTTGATTACGTCAACGCACACGGTACATCGACTCCTTTGGGCGATGCCAACGAAACCAAAGCCCTCAAGCGCGCGCTAGGCGACCACGCCCGCAAAGTTATCGTCAACTCCACCAAATCCATGACCGGCCACCTGCTCGGCGCGGCAGGCGGTGTAGAAGCGTTGTACAGCGTGTTGGCGGTACACGAGCAAAAATCCCCGCCGACCATCAACATCTTTGAACAAGACATCGAAGCGGGTTGCGATCTGGACTACTGCGCCAACGAAGCACGCGATGCGAAAATCGACGTCGCCATCTCCAATTCCTTCGGCTTCGGCGGCACCAACGGTACGCTGGTGTTCAAACGTTTTAAAGACTGA
- the acpP gene encoding acyl carrier protein produces MSNIEQQVKKIVAEQLGVNEADVKNESSFQDDLGADSLDTVELVMALEEAFGCEIPDEDAEKITTVQLAIDYINAHNG; encoded by the coding sequence ATGTCAAACATCGAACAACAAGTTAAGAAAATTGTTGCTGAACAACTGGGCGTAAATGAAGCCGACGTGAAAAACGAATCTTCTTTCCAAGACGACTTGGGCGCAGACTCTTTGGATACCGTAGAACTGGTTATGGCTCTGGAAGAAGCTTTCGGCTGCGAAATCCCTGACGAAGATGCTGAAAAAATCACCACAGTCCAACTGGCTATCGACTACATCAACGCCCACAACGGCTAA
- a CDS encoding quinone-dependent dihydroorotate dehydrogenase, whose amino-acid sequence MYSFARRILFALDAEKAHHFTLNALNTVYKLGLIPVTDNKATKSVRLMGMDLPNPVGLAAGLDKNGEYIDALAALGFGFIEIGTVTPKPQPGNPQPRLFRVPERQGIINRMGFNNHGIDIMIRNIEKSKFSGVLGINIGKNAVTPIENAADDYLICLEKAYAHASYITVNISSPNTKNLRALQGGDELSALLEALKNKQAQLASAHGKYVPLAVKIAPDLDEAQIEDIAHVVKSVEMDGIIATNTTIDKSSLGSHPLAGEQGGLSGLPVYEKSNQVLKTLAEHIDGKLPIIGVGGIMDGGDAAEKIRLGATAVQVYSGLIYKGPALVKECLKALAR is encoded by the coding sequence ATGTATTCATTTGCCCGCCGTATTCTATTTGCGCTTGATGCCGAAAAGGCACACCATTTCACACTCAATGCCCTCAACACGGTTTATAAGCTCGGTCTGATTCCGGTAACCGACAACAAGGCTACCAAATCTGTCAGGCTGATGGGCATGGATTTGCCCAACCCTGTCGGACTTGCCGCAGGGCTCGATAAAAACGGCGAATACATAGATGCTTTGGCCGCGCTCGGCTTCGGTTTCATCGAAATCGGTACGGTAACGCCCAAACCGCAGCCCGGTAACCCGCAGCCGCGCCTCTTTCGTGTTCCCGAACGCCAAGGCATCATTAACCGCATGGGTTTCAACAACCACGGTATCGACATCATGATACGCAACATCGAAAAAAGTAAATTCAGTGGCGTATTGGGCATCAACATCGGCAAAAACGCCGTAACACCTATCGAAAACGCTGCCGATGATTATTTAATCTGCCTCGAAAAAGCCTACGCACACGCAAGTTACATTACCGTCAATATTTCATCGCCCAACACTAAAAACCTCCGCGCGCTGCAAGGTGGCGACGAGTTGAGCGCATTGCTTGAGGCTTTGAAAAACAAACAGGCACAGCTTGCCTCTGCACACGGGAAATATGTTCCGCTCGCCGTCAAAATCGCCCCCGATTTGGATGAAGCACAAATCGAAGACATCGCCCACGTTGTCAAATCCGTTGAAATGGATGGCATCATCGCTACCAATACCACCATCGACAAATCAAGCCTAGGCAGCCATCCGCTTGCAGGCGAGCAGGGCGGTCTAAGCGGTCTGCCCGTTTATGAAAAAAGCAACCAAGTGCTGAAAACATTGGCGGAACACATAGACGGCAAACTGCCCATTATCGGCGTAGGCGGTATTATGGACGGTGGGGACGCAGCAGAGAAAATCCGCTTGGGCGCAACTGCCGTCCAGGTGTACAGCGGATTGATATACAAAGGTCCGGCATTGGTCAAAGAATGTTTGAAGGCTTTGGCGCGATGA
- a CDS encoding DUF2247 family protein: MNLDLTAQKVSFSWKDILWGYENKYLGWADVVAYARKMTLSDHDERVFKLSLINKSNILELKPVLEDLASEMSGYSPKNWLYVLLSDVFHRKEEFEDPLGEVEKIYADFDYPEEIESFVRYMPPKDGYVPSAHSYEENIVRLYLNWAKYLGR; the protein is encoded by the coding sequence ATGAACCTTGATTTAACCGCTCAAAAAGTCAGCTTTTCATGGAAGGATATTCTGTGGGGGTATGAGAATAAATACTTGGGTTGGGCTGATGTAGTAGCTTATGCCCGAAAAATGACGCTTTCAGATCATGATGAACGCGTGTTCAAGCTATCTTTAATCAACAAATCCAATATTCTTGAATTAAAACCTGTTCTGGAAGATTTGGCTTCGGAAATGAGTGGTTATTCCCCTAAAAATTGGCTGTACGTCCTCTTAAGCGATGTATTCCATAGAAAAGAAGAATTTGAGGATCCTTTGGGGGAAGTTGAAAAAATTTATGCAGATTTCGATTATCCGGAAGAAATAGAATCATTTGTCAGATATATGCCGCCTAAAGACGGTTATGTTCCTTCTGCCCACAGCTATGAAGAAAATATTGTCCGGCTGTATCTCAATTGGGCAAAATATTTGGGCAGATAA
- the polA gene encoding DNA polymerase I has product MATIHTLLLVDGSSYLYRAYHAMAQLSAPDGAPTGALYGVLNMLRRLRADYVHDYCAVVFDAKGKNFRHEMFPDYKATRPPMPDDLRPQAEALPDLVRLMGWPVLVIPQVEADDVIGTLAKMAGEAGWNVVVSTGDKDMAQLVNERVTLVNTMSGETLDIEGVKEKFGVRPDQIRDYLALMGDKVDNVPGVEKCGPKTAVKWLEAYGSLAGVMEHAAEIKGKVGENLQAALPQLPLSYDLVTIKTDVDLHTELSDGLESLRRTSPKWSQLAVDFKRWGFRTWLKEAESRMHEAADGDLFGSDTIGEQAALDMETSSERLPEKAVAPEKLDYQTVTTEAQFVALLDKLSRADAIGIDTETTSLDAMNAALVGISIAFQAGEAVYIPVGHSLTAAPEQLDLQYVLGRLKPYLENPALKKIGQNLKYDQHVFANYGIALNGIAGDAMLASYIIESHLGHGLDELSERWLGLETITYESLCGKGAKQIGFADVAIGQATEYAAQDADFALRLEAHLRAQMDAKQLEMYEKMELPVAQVLFEMERNGVQIDRAELARQSAELGAELMKLEQEAYAAAGQPFNLNSPKQLQEILFDKMGIPTKGLKKTAKGGISTNEAVLEQLAPDYPLPKIILQNRSLAKLKSTYTDKLPEMISPKDGRVHTTYAQAVAITGRLASNNPNLQNIPIRTAEGRRVRRAFTAPQGSVIVSADYSQIELRIMAHLSGDKTLIAAFQNGEDVHRRTAAEVFGIAPENVSSEQRRYAKTINFGLIYGMGQYGLAKSLGIDNISAKNFIDRYFARYPGVAEYMQRTKEQAAAQGFVETLFGRRLYLPDIRNKNANARAGAERAAINAPMQGTASDLIKRAMIDVSRWLVSDDLKSKLIMQVHDELVLEVPEAELDSVKEKLPQIMAKVDEGMLKVPLVAEVGVGMNWEEAH; this is encoded by the coding sequence ATGGCAACCATTCACACCCTTCTCCTCGTCGACGGCTCTTCTTATCTCTACCGCGCTTATCACGCGATGGCGCAGTTGTCCGCGCCTGACGGTGCGCCGACGGGTGCGCTTTACGGCGTATTGAACATGTTGCGCCGGCTGCGGGCGGATTATGTGCATGATTATTGCGCGGTGGTGTTTGATGCGAAGGGCAAGAATTTCCGCCACGAGATGTTCCCCGACTACAAGGCGACGCGCCCGCCGATGCCGGACGATTTGCGCCCGCAGGCGGAAGCCTTGCCGGATTTGGTGCGGCTGATGGGCTGGCCGGTGCTGGTGATTCCGCAAGTCGAAGCGGACGACGTCATCGGCACTTTGGCTAAGATGGCCGGCGAAGCAGGTTGGAATGTGGTGGTGTCCACCGGCGATAAGGATATGGCGCAGTTGGTGAACGAGCGCGTGACGCTGGTGAACACGATGAGCGGCGAAACGCTGGACATTGAAGGCGTGAAGGAGAAATTCGGCGTGCGCCCCGACCAAATCCGCGATTATCTCGCGCTGATGGGCGACAAGGTGGATAACGTGCCGGGCGTGGAGAAGTGCGGCCCGAAAACGGCGGTGAAGTGGCTGGAAGCCTACGGCTCGCTGGCTGGTGTGATGGAACACGCTGCGGAAATCAAGGGCAAGGTCGGCGAAAACCTGCAAGCCGCGCTGCCCCAACTGCCGCTTTCGTATGATTTGGTGACGATTAAAACCGATGTGGACTTGCACACCGAGCTTTCAGACGGCCTCGAAAGCCTGCGCCGCACTTCTCCGAAATGGTCGCAGCTTGCGGTCGATTTCAAACGCTGGGGCTTCCGCACTTGGCTGAAAGAAGCGGAAAGCCGTATGCACGAAGCGGCGGACGGCGATTTGTTCGGCAGCGATACGATAGGCGAACAGGCGGCGTTGGACATGGAAACGTCGTCTGAAAGGCTACCTGAAAAAGCCGTTGCCCCCGAAAAGCTGGATTATCAAACCGTTACCACCGAAGCGCAGTTTGTCGCCTTGTTGGACAAACTGTCGCGGGCGGACGCCATCGGCATCGATACGGAAACCACGTCCCTAGACGCGATGAACGCCGCGCTGGTCGGCATCAGCATCGCGTTCCAAGCAGGCGAAGCGGTTTACATCCCCGTAGGGCACAGCCTGACTGCCGCGCCCGAACAGCTTGATTTGCAATACGTATTAGGTCGTCTGAAACCGTATTTGGAAAACCCCGCCCTGAAGAAAATCGGGCAAAACCTCAAATACGACCAACACGTTTTCGCCAACTACGGCATCGCCCTGAACGGCATTGCCGGCGACGCCATGCTCGCTTCCTACATCATCGAAAGCCATCTCGGACACGGCTTGGACGAATTGTCCGAACGCTGGCTGGGCTTGGAAACCATTACCTACGAATCGTTGTGCGGTAAAGGCGCGAAGCAAATCGGTTTTGCCGATGTCGCCATCGGGCAGGCGACCGAATACGCCGCCCAAGACGCCGATTTCGCCCTGCGCCTCGAAGCGCACCTGCGCGCGCAAATGGATGCCAAACAGCTTGAAATGTATGAAAAAATGGAGCTGCCCGTCGCGCAAGTATTGTTTGAAATGGAACGCAACGGCGTACAAATCGACCGAGCCGAACTCGCCCGCCAAAGCGCAGAACTCGGCGCCGAGCTGATGAAGCTCGAACAAGAAGCCTACGCCGCCGCAGGCCAGCCGTTCAACCTCAACTCGCCCAAACAGCTGCAAGAAATCCTGTTCGACAAAATGGGCATCCCCACCAAAGGCCTGAAAAAAACCGCCAAAGGCGGCATTTCCACCAACGAAGCCGTGCTCGAACAGCTCGCGCCCGACTACCCCCTGCCCAAAATCATCCTGCAAAACCGCAGCCTGGCGAAACTCAAATCCACCTACACCGACAAACTGCCCGAAATGATTTCCCCCAAAGACGGCCGCGTGCATACCACCTACGCCCAAGCCGTCGCCATCACAGGCCGCCTCGCCAGCAACAACCCCAACCTGCAAAACATCCCCATCCGCACCGCCGAAGGCCGCCGTGTGCGCCGCGCCTTCACCGCACCGCAAGGCAGCGTCATCGTTTCCGCCGACTATTCCCAAATCGAGCTGCGCATCATGGCGCACCTCTCCGGCGACAAAACCCTCATCGCCGCGTTCCAAAACGGCGAAGACGTACACCGCCGCACCGCCGCCGAAGTATTCGGTATCGCCCCTGAAAACGTCTCGTCCGAACAACGCCGCTACGCCAAAACCATCAACTTCGGCCTCATTTACGGCATGGGCCAATACGGCCTCGCCAAGTCATTGGGCATCGACAACATCTCCGCCAAAAACTTTATCGACCGCTACTTCGCCCGCTACCCCGGCGTCGCCGAATATATGCAGCGCACCAAAGAACAAGCCGCCGCCCAAGGTTTCGTCGAAACCCTGTTCGGCCGCCGCCTCTACCTGCCCGACATCCGCAACAAAAACGCCAACGCCCGCGCCGGAGCAGAACGCGCCGCCATCAACGCCCCCATGCAAGGCACCGCCTCCGACCTCATCAAACGCGCCATGATAGACGTGTCCCGCTGGCTGGTTTCAGACGACCTGAAAAGCAAACTGATTATGCAGGTGCATGACGAACTGGTGCTGGAAGTCCCCGAAGCCGAACTGGATTCGGTCAAAGAAAAACTGCCGCAGATTATGGCGAAAGTGGACGAAGGGATGTTGAAAGTACCGCTGGTGGCGGAGGTTGGCGTGGGTATGAATTGGGAAGAGGCGCATTGA
- a CDS encoding sel1 repeat family protein, whose translation MNVQDLIKEGLALFNNKKFDEAIEKLNQALDGIEDKDSQIEEQNDIQFLLGCCYFEQARKSKGEIAIKLFDQAVEHYQQQLRLAEQLEDKQKILQEQICAQCLLGRCYLEQAMKAEGKESEQLFGQAVEHYQQQLSLSEQLADKQNSLQQQIYAQSWLGLCYLEQAMKAKGKGKESEQLFGRAVEHFQQQLSLAEQLEDKQNSLQQQINAQSWLGRCDFEQAIAIKDSKDNSKILLKRATGHFLYVLEQLKQLDDELKKKKIQRKIYRYLKEIYFLREIWTLYFKWKKQEIQENLFENREGNLTDAISTILAVLNIPPFESDKIPFAHYTSPSVCERLFGIVSDQTNDKANDQTDDQTDDKDPVDSNKVSPMRIGSSTYMNDPTEGEGLLELLNLQDLELENKADCPAYNAFFTCFSSRVNDLNQFRLYGKENGVEASGCCLVFNKSGDWLKEPDVSASFKSFTNKQNEGFNEPIEADVTGSKDENLPLYQVAYIAYYDEYIAKEKCGKWLLNKNNQSFGIRLKPVGKNPSLYQLRIDKLEEALIELMEKSNNISDEDKKALEYIRYLFKDFAFRDEEEFRLLKIEQIGSKEIKYCQNTKSVYLPYADIRDIVDEVILGTNYEKSGKERKAEVFQHLMRKYYPNVKVSRSSLPINANPPIKKD comes from the coding sequence ATGAATGTTCAAGATTTAATTAAGGAAGGTTTAGCGTTATTCAATAACAAAAAATTTGACGAAGCGATTGAAAAGCTGAATCAGGCTTTAGATGGAATTGAAGATAAGGATAGCCAAATTGAGGAGCAAAACGATATTCAGTTTTTGCTAGGATGCTGTTATTTCGAACAGGCGAGGAAATCCAAAGGAGAGATTGCGATTAAGTTGTTCGATCAGGCAGTTGAACACTACCAACAACAATTGCGGCTTGCCGAACAGCTGGAAGACAAGCAAAAAATCCTTCAAGAACAAATATGTGCCCAATGTTTGTTAGGCCGTTGCTATTTAGAGCAGGCAATGAAAGCTGAAGGCAAGGAGTCGGAACAGTTATTTGGACAGGCAGTTGAACACTACCAACAACAATTGAGTCTTTCCGAACAGCTGGCAGACAAGCAAAACAGCCTTCAACAACAAATCTATGCCCAATCTTGGCTTGGCCTCTGCTATTTAGAGCAGGCGATGAAAGCCAAAGGCAAGGGCAAGGAGTCGGAACAGTTATTTGGACGGGCAGTTGAGCATTTCCAACAGCAATTGAGCCTTGCCGAACAGCTGGAAGATAAACAAAACAGCCTTCAACAGCAAATCAATGCCCAATCTTGGCTTGGTCGTTGTGATTTCGAACAAGCAATTGCTATTAAAGATAGTAAAGATAATTCCAAAATTTTGTTAAAAAGAGCTACTGGACACTTTTTGTATGTTTTGGAACAACTGAAACAATTAGATGATGAACTGAAAAAGAAAAAAATCCAAAGGAAAATTTATCGGTATTTAAAGGAAATTTATTTTCTTAGAGAAATATGGACGCTTTACTTTAAGTGGAAAAAGCAAGAAATACAGGAAAATTTATTTGAAAACCGAGAGGGTAATTTAACCGATGCTATCTCAACTATTCTGGCGGTTTTAAATATTCCGCCTTTCGAATCGGATAAGATTCCTTTTGCCCATTACACTTCGCCTTCAGTATGCGAAAGATTATTCGGCATTGTCAGCGATCAAACTAATGATAAAGCCAATGATCAAACCGATGATCAAACCGATGATAAAGACCCTGTTGACAGTAACAAAGTCAGTCCGATGAGAATCGGTAGCTCCACTTATATGAATGACCCGACTGAAGGAGAAGGGCTGTTGGAGTTGCTGAACCTGCAGGATTTGGAATTGGAAAACAAGGCAGATTGCCCCGCCTATAATGCTTTCTTTACCTGTTTCTCCAGCCGCGTAAACGATTTGAATCAGTTCCGTTTGTATGGCAAAGAAAACGGCGTGGAAGCATCGGGCTGCTGCTTGGTATTTAATAAAAGTGGGGATTGGTTGAAAGAGCCTGATGTTTCTGCTTCGTTCAAAAGTTTTACAAATAAACAGAATGAAGGTTTCAACGAACCAATAGAGGCAGATGTAACGGGTTCGAAAGATGAAAACCTGCCGCTTTATCAGGTAGCTTATATCGCTTATTACGATGAATATATTGCTAAGGAAAAATGTGGGAAATGGTTGTTGAATAAGAATAATCAAAGTTTTGGTATCCGATTAAAGCCTGTAGGAAAAAATCCAAGTTTGTATCAATTGCGTATCGACAAGCTTGAAGAAGCGTTGATAGAGTTAATGGAAAAATCCAATAATATCAGCGATGAAGACAAAAAAGCTTTGGAGTATATCCGCTATCTGTTTAAAGATTTTGCTTTCCGCGACGAGGAAGAGTTCCGCCTGCTGAAAATCGAACAAATCGGTTCTAAAGAAATTAAATATTGTCAGAATACAAAATCCGTCTATCTGCCTTATGCCGATATACGCGATATTGTGGATGAAGTGATTTTGGGGACGAATTACGAAAAGAGCGGAAAAGAGCGCAAGGCGGAAGTGTTTCAGCACTTAATGCGGAAATATTATCCAAACGTTAAAGTTTCCCGCTCGTCACTGCCGATTAATGCCAATCCGCCGATTAAGAAGGATTAG
- a CDS encoding mechanosensitive ion channel family protein, with translation MNFNLENLSSFSGWESLIETGMAFGTNLVAALVIFFVGRWIASRLVILMKAALTRAKVDRTLVSFLGNVANIGLLILIIIAALGKLGIPTTSVTALIGGAGLAVALSLKDQLSNFAAGALIILFRPFKVGDFIKVNGFEGTVSEIKMVQTALSTPDNEEVILPNSIVMSNSIINRSSNPLCRVHVVVGVDYACDLKEAKAAVLRAATEHPLYVQTPGREAAVHITNLADSAIEITLWAWTNEADLGAFRFGLNEQVVENLRAAQINIPFPQRDVRIITPKD, from the coding sequence ATGAATTTCAATCTTGAAAACCTCTCTTCATTCTCAGGCTGGGAAAGCCTTATTGAAACCGGCATGGCATTCGGTACCAACCTCGTTGCCGCGCTGGTGATTTTCTTTGTCGGCAGATGGATAGCCTCCCGCCTCGTTATTTTGATGAAAGCCGCGCTGACCCGCGCCAAAGTAGATAGGACGCTCGTCAGCTTTCTGGGCAACGTAGCCAATATCGGCCTATTAATCCTGATTATTATTGCCGCGTTGGGCAAGTTGGGCATTCCGACCACGTCGGTTACCGCATTAATCGGCGGCGCGGGCTTGGCGGTAGCTTTGTCGCTGAAAGACCAACTGTCGAACTTTGCCGCCGGTGCGCTGATTATCCTGTTCCGTCCGTTTAAGGTTGGTGATTTCATCAAAGTCAACGGTTTCGAAGGTACCGTGAGCGAAATCAAAATGGTGCAGACCGCTCTGAGTACGCCGGACAATGAAGAGGTCATCCTGCCCAACAGTATTGTCATGAGCAACAGCATCATCAACCGTTCCTCTAATCCGCTGTGCCGCGTACACGTGGTAGTGGGTGTAGATTATGCTTGTGATTTGAAGGAGGCTAAGGCAGCTGTTTTGAGGGCCGCCACCGAGCATCCTTTATATGTGCAGACACCAGGCAGGGAAGCGGCAGTACACATTACTAATTTGGCCGACAGCGCCATCGAAATCACACTTTGGGCGTGGACGAACGAAGCCGATTTGGGCGCGTTCCGCTTCGGTTTGAACGAACAAGTGGTTGAAAACCTGCGTGCAGCACAAATCAATATCCCCTTCCCACAGCGCGATGTACGCATTATTACGCCGAAAGACTGA